A part of Desulfomicrobium baculatum DSM 4028 genomic DNA contains:
- a CDS encoding IS3 family transposase (programmed frameshift), with amino-acid sequence MKKSRFSESQIIRILKEADGGRKVVDICREHGVSQATYYQWKAKFGGMEASDIRRLKELEEENSKLKRMFANLSLENEALKDVINKKALRPAEKRDLADFMHSEHGISERQACAALGLSRTVYRYEPKPKDDSPIIEALLGLVDRYPRYGFGKLFAVLRRHGFRWNHKRVYRVYCLLKMNLRRKGKKRLPSRNPQPLAVPPCANVCWSIDFMHDALASGQRFRTFNVLDDFSRECLGIEVDTNLPAARILRVLDRIVAWRGLPAKLRMDNGPELISVLLADWAEKNGVALEFIQPGKPTQNSYIERFNKTYREEVLDFYFFKSLTEVKEITENWQRQYNEERPHESLGDLTPAEFLMKYSPKEVSTFGWH; translated from the exons ATGAAGAAGTCTCGATTTTCGGAAAGCCAGATCATTCGGATTTTGAAAGAAGCCGATGGCGGTCGCAAGGTTGTTGATATTTGTCGTGAACACGGCGTGAGCCAAGCCACCTACTACCAGTGGAAGGCCAAGTTTGGCGGCATGGAAGCCTCGGATATCCGCAGGCTCAAGGAGCTTGAAGAAGAGAACAGCAAGCTCAAGCGCATGTTCGCCAATCTCAGCCTCGAAAACGAGGCATTGAAGGATGTCATCA ACAAAAAAGCTCTGAGGCCAGCCGAGAAGCGCGATTTAGCGGATTTCATGCACAGCGAGCATGGCATCAGTGAGCGGCAGGCATGCGCTGCGCTGGGCCTTAGCCGGACTGTGTACCGGTATGAGCCCAAACCGAAAGATGATTCGCCGATCATTGAAGCGCTTCTGGGACTGGTCGACCGGTATCCTCGTTACGGTTTCGGCAAGCTGTTCGCGGTATTGCGCAGACACGGTTTTCGCTGGAACCATAAACGCGTCTACCGGGTATATTGTCTTTTGAAGATGAATCTCCGGCGCAAAGGCAAGAAGCGCCTGCCCTCGCGAAACCCGCAACCACTGGCGGTTCCGCCATGCGCGAATGTCTGCTGGTCCATTGACTTCATGCATGACGCGCTGGCCAGCGGTCAGAGGTTTAGGACTTTCAACGTGCTGGACGACTTCAGTCGTGAGTGTTTGGGGATTGAGGTGGATACGAATCTGCCAGCGGCAAGGATATTGCGGGTTTTGGATCGGATTGTGGCTTGGCGCGGGCTTCCTGCCAAGCTGAGAATGGACAACGGGCCGGAGCTGATTTCCGTGCTGCTGGCCGACTGGGCCGAAAAGAACGGCGTGGCATTGGAGTTCATCCAGCCAGGCAAGCCCACGCAGAATTCGTACATTGAGCGGTTCAACAAGACCTACAGGGAAGAGGTCCTAGACTTCTACTTTTTCAAATCACTCACGGAAGTGAAGGAAATTACGGAGAATTGGCAGAGGCAGTACAACGAGGAGCGGCCCCATGAGTCTCTTGGCGATTTGACCCCGGCAGAGTTCCTCATGAAATATTCACCCAAGGAAGTCTCTACTTTTGGATGGCACTAA